GCGCGCCGACGGAAGCCGCCCGCTCAAACTCCTAATCTGTCCGGTGAGAGAGGCTCACCAGGGCCTCCTAGGCTGGAGGTTGTATGAAGACTTGTATGAAGACAAAATCCCTGCTATTGCCAACCCTTTGCATTCTCGCCCTGTCCCTTGGCTGGCTCGGCTGGCAAGGGACGACCCCTACCCAGGCCCAAACGCAGACCCTCGCGCCGGTCGCACCCATCGAGGAAGGACGGGCGCTTTTGGAGGACGAACGCAACACCGTCGAGGTGATCGAGCGCTACGGTCCCAGCGTGGTGGCCATCAACATCTACATGCTCGGCCAGCGCATGGGGCCGGTGGAGGGCATTCCCCCGGAGTTCCGCCGCTTTTTCGACCTTCCCCAGGCCCCTCAGAGCCCCGAGGGCATGCCCCAGCAGCAGCGCATGGGCAGCGGCAGCGGCTTCGTGATCGACGAAGACGGTCGCATCGTCACCAACTTCCACGTGGTGAGAGGCGCCCTGCAATCCAGCAGGATCGACCTGCAAGAGGGCGCCGCAATCACCGTGATCTTCCCCGACCGCCCCGAGGAGGAGCTGCAGGTACGCGTCCTGGGCGCCAACCCCAACTACGACCTGGCGCTCCTGGAGCTCACCGACCCCGCAGAACTGCCCGACATCACGCCTATTCCCCTCGCCGATTCCGATGAGGTCCGCGCCGGACAAAAGACCATCGCCATCGGCAACCCCTTCGGCCTCAGCTCGACCGTGACGAGCGGCATCGTCTCGACCATCGCTCGAGAGGACATTCCCGGCGCCGAGTTCGCCATTCCCATGATCCAGACCGACGCGGCCATCAACCGCGGCAACTCCGGCGGCCCGCTCTTAAACTCGCGCGGCGAGCTGATCGGCATCAACACGGCCATTTTGGCGGGCGCGGGCGGCGGCTTCGTGGGCGTCGGCTTCGCCATTCCCAGCAACTTCTTAG
The Deinococcota bacterium genome window above contains:
- a CDS encoding trypsin-like peptidase domain-containing protein is translated as MKTKSLLLPTLCILALSLGWLGWQGTTPTQAQTQTLAPVAPIEEGRALLEDERNTVEVIERYGPSVVAINIYMLGQRMGPVEGIPPEFRRFFDLPQAPQSPEGMPQQQRMGSGSGFVIDEDGRIVTNFHVVRGALQSSRIDLQEGAAITVIFPDRPEEELQVRVLGANPNYDLALLELTDPAELPDITPIPLADSDEVRAGQKTIAIGNPFGLSSTVTSGIVSTIAREDIPGAEFAIPMIQTDAAINRGNSGGPLLNSRGELIGINTAILAGAGGGFVGVGFAIPSNFLAADLAVLQEGGPLGLAATRPRMGISIDDVGNYPEAVRAHLRLPDRGVIVHAVQPGSPAEAAGLRGTQFAISVGNQTFPAGGDIITAIDGQPVDNASELQAIVFGREAGDTVALTILRDGEEQTVEVTLEVLGPQ